The nucleotide window CTTTGTGAAGCCTGATATTAAGATCATCTCCTGACCCAATGTTTGGCCCCAGACTTTATTTCAACCAGCTTTCGTCAATTATCAATGACAGGAGACTTTTAAAAAGTTATGTTGATTTCATTTCAGTACATACATGGATTACCTAATTGTAGCTAAGATTCACCCAAGAATCACCATAGCATGACATTGACATTGACAGTGGTCCAATTTCCTAACATTAACAACAGAGAAATACTTCAGAAATAGCTCTAATCGTGCTGGAATTATCTCATAATCACAAATCAGTAGTAGTAGACAATAATTTTAGAGAATTTTGTAGCAGCAAGCCTAAATATTTCATGGAATAAGGTAAACCAAGTAAGGAACCAGGAGTCTACTAAATTGAGATACAACTTGTAGAAATCCAACCCTTCAGCTGGAAGATTAACAGTGTCATACCTTCTCAATGTTGTCCATCATTATGCCTTTCACCTCAGTGATTTGGGCCTTCAATTTAGATAGCTTGCTCATCTCTTCTGGATGACTCATGCAATAATTCATGTGCTCCTTGAGCTTAGGTCTGTtaataagaacaaaaatgaaTAATGTTAACACGATAACAAAACAtacaaacaaacaagaaaaacattaataagAGAAAAGTCATTAATAAGATCATCTCCACGAACACAACCCAAATTCTCGATCGAGATTGTATGCAATATTAAATCTGTCTTCAAACAGATCAtcatcctcttcttcatcttcaaggGGGTGAGAACTTCCACTCCCAATACTAGCCCCATAGCGGTGCTTAAAATCATCTCTCACGCGTTCTAAGAAAACAAATGGCAGGGACCTCCCAACAGCTTCGTCGGCTACCACAAGAAAAACTGCAAAAGCAatcaaatgaaataaataaccCATGTGTATGGTTCTAAGATACTTGAGCTACTTCCATAAAAGGAGAAAGGTTAATTGTTTTAGGTTTCAGACTTCtcaaaactggaaaaaaaaaagttccagaAGGCCACCAAGTCCATACTAGACCAATATGGTTTAAGGCTTTAAGCCACCAGTCCCTTGAACCAGCTCAGTTCTTAAAATTCAAACCAATTACAGCTTAAATACTAGGCCAATATCGTTTAAGCCACCAGTCCCTTGAACCAGCTTGGTCTTtaaaattcaaagttcaaacccaaTTACAGcttaaaaaattcagaagaaTGGTGGCCCATACTTCATTTATCCACTTTATTTTTCATGGAAGTGTTCTTGCTTTACCAAAAGCTAGTCTGAAAGAATAGCTTTCGTCTAGAAACATATTGAATGGGAGGAGGGAATAATTTGTGCTATACCAAATCCATTATCCACGAGATAGTTGAAAGTGTGTCCATCACAAGAGTACGTGAACTTGTTGCTGTTTGAAGGAAGTTTTTGTAGGCACTGGATTGCAATAGTACTGAAGTTTCCAGTGAAAGATGTATGTTCAGCAAGTACAATAGTACCCTTTGAAACAAAACTGTATATCAAACCACGCTGATTCATGGCTTGTTTAAGGGAGTCAAGCACATCCACAAACAACCTCGAAGTTCAAAAGTGTTGATAAGCCAACTATTTAGCAATAACAGTGAAGCAGGACAGGAGAACCAGTGGCTCAAAAATGCCTTCTCACATGAACAGGGGCACAGATTCACCGACGAATATCTGCAATCACAAGACAATATCAGGATGAACTCAATGTAGAAATAGCAGACAACGGTAAAGAATGCATTGCGAATGGGGGGAAGGTTGGGCGGGGTGGTGTGGTTGGTTACAAAAACTCATGTCTATGCATGACCAACTATACGAAAAATTGACGCCATTCATCTTATTATTTGACACCAAAGACGCTCGACGAGCTATGGATTCATCATAACCTTCCAGATAACCAAAACCTTGAAGACAAGACAAGCACATAGTCCACTTCACCATTGTCTCTCTAATCTATCCTTAAAATTTCGCTTCTGCCTGTAATCCACCAGACTTAACATAGACTCCACGGTACATAAACCAGCCACTTCAGAAATGAAACAAGAATCATGGATTTTGCAAATTACACACGCTAATAGAATGAGTAACTAGACAAAAACAAACCACATGGCCGTCACTAAAGCACTGAATCATACAAAAGTACATCAAGAAGTCATGGGCTACCACCGAAATTCAGGAAAGACaactgaaaaatgaaaggaaacagtacaaaatgaaatttttgatatagTATAACGAAAAGATGTACCATTCACGacagaataaaaaataaataccatTTCTTATATTAGATTATCGACTTTTAAGACAACAAAAAGGTTTATCCAAAGAAAGACATCCGGAGACTTCCATTTCCTTAAGAATCTCTCACAAAAAGGACATCAAAAATCGGAACGACTAGAGGAGAAGAAAAACGAAAACAAGAAATTCATCGAGTGAAGTAAAAAAAGTGAATTACACCATGTAAACAGCCCTGCGAGAATTTCCTACAGATATGCCAAAGTATTGGGGAAGAACACGAAATCAGAGTTATCAGGATTTTCCGAATCGAATCTTCGAAAATCAAGGGACTGCCTTAGAACCCTTCGTACCTTGGATGATGAACCCTAACTCGATTACTCCTCCATTCCTTGGattcgagagaaagagagagagagttcttgcCCTTTTACCTGAAAGTTGGTTGGATCGAAGATCGATTTGAAGTAGCAAGCAGGGTTCCTCTGGTTGACGAAAACGGGCCCCGCCTCATTCCATATTTCTTAATCACGGTTAATGCTAGACTGAGCATCGGGCCGGTCCGGCCCGATAAGGCTGGTCTCGGATCGGCCCAAAGACCGAAATCCGAACTCAGGGTGGGCATCCCGGCCCAATAAGGCTCGGCCCAACGTCCGAAATCCGAACCCAGGCCCGGCTCATACCCGAGCTAGGTTCTACCtgattgaaataaaaaataattttgttataaaataaaaattttgaatataaaatacatttttaataattagatatatattattattaaacaaaaaataataataacattttaaaaataatctaATCGAATCAGGCCTCGGGCCCCATGGAGCCGACCCGGGCCGAGTTGATTTCTTATCGAGCTGGCCCGTTCCGGCCCAAGCTCGGACCTGATCTCGTCGGGTATCAAGTACctgggcccgatgcccaagcttagcTAATGTCCTTGCACCATTCTGTTGTGGATCGGgtcaaattcaattttggatCTTTTGAACTGCAGAATTAGTAAAAGCTTTATGGTTTTCAGACAATGCCGATGTGTCCAGATCCAAAGCTTAATAATGGACaattagagggtgtttgatagctGCAACAAAATGGTTTTCAAGCATGtattctaaaaaagaaaaataaaataaaaattttgttgtcctggaatttctttttttttgttttcttttatcaGGTTGAGTGGTTTATATGGACTGTGAAGAGTAATTGCCTCCCCCCTTGATGCCCATTACCTATAAGGTTTATAGAACTTGTGTTATGGCTTATTATGGTTTAGAGGATAAGCGAATCATAACAGCAACTACGAGATTGATCATAACAGCAACTAGGAGATTTGAACCTCAGCCCCTTTAAAAGTGAACTGCCTTGCTGTTCAATTCGCTACAACCCCTAAAGGTTTCTGTTGTCATGTTTACTAGAGGACGATTCCATGTGCAAATCCGTGGCACCTAACTGGTGCTGAAACACAGTTACCAAAACAATGTTCACTTGAATTATGAGACGTATTTGAAAGATTATTGAAAAATTATGGGCAGTTGTCACATATGATGAAAGCATGAGATGAGATGAAGGAATGTTCAGAATTCTAGTCGTTAGTCAGAATAATAGAGACCTGAGGGGGTTCGTGTAACGGACAAGGGCTgccaatttttattttgaatttttgaagtatcaactTTTTGAGGTGCAAAAAGGGGGTCACTGATATTCAAGTTAAAGTATGGCAAAAGCAACATTCTGAGATGGCAAATCGTGTCTTATACTTTAAGAGGACAAAGAGGTTGGGTGAAAACTTTGGCTCTTTTCATGAGTGGTAGGACGTAAGTCCCTATTTGAATGTCTGAGAGGCTCGCAACTTGTTGGTCCAATGAAAatatgaatgtgtgtgtgtatgtaagagagagagagagagaaagagaggaaaaatcaTCGAACATTGCTGGCTAGTGCTAAGTAAACTCAGGGGATTCACATTTTACTTGGCTGAAAGTGTTCAACTGTGTTGGCCAACGTCCAAGGCAATCGGCGACACTAAGAAGGTATTTGAAAATATCGGTTGAAGGGTTCAACCAAAAGAAGCGGCgtcaagaattttttattaggaaGGTCaaactgtagtttcaaaattttaccagggcaaaatatattttcaaaatttttaaattggctaagtgaaaacttttaaaaattacatataatcgtttttgaaaatttgatcgaaccctggctccgcccctagttCAACCACACTAAGCTAAGGCACTAACCCTTGAAATTGTACTAATCTAAGGCACTGACCCTTGAAATTGAGGGATGAGGAGCAAGTCCTAAACAGCCTTGGTAACCCTTAGGTACATGGTGCACAGGACTTGGGAAAACTGAAAGTAAGCTAACTGAGATGAAGTGTCTGCAAATGACCATACTTTCATGGTGCAAGCGAGAATGGGAGTGACCTAGTGGAACAAACAAACTGACTAACAACTGGGATTGGGCAATTGTAACTTAGAATGAACTAAGGTTAGACTCATCATATTAGAGTGAACTTATTCTGAGCTTGGTTTGAGCTAAAGGCGCCAAATTAAGCTATAAATGGGGTGAAGTAGGTCTCACTTAGCTCAATTGAGCTTGGTTGAGTTAGTTTGGGGACTGATGAgctaaaaaatgatatttcttagGATCAAGGTGAGTCTAGTATGACCTTAATTGAGATTAAATTTTCTTTACTTTGACGATTATCAATGTTTCCTAAGGGGCTATTGGGAACTGTAACagtatgttattgttttatgcATCTGCCCAAAAAAAACGGGACatattaatgatttttttaaaatccaaactaTTTCTTGGGTTAGATACATGAGATAGTAACATAATGTTACTGTTACCGAACGGCCCCTAAAAGTTTATGAAGAATGAAACACAAAGCAGTAAAGTGGTATACACACTGACCTAGGTTGACACTAGCCTATAGAGGAGTGGGATTGTGCAGACTGAATCCATTTCTGGGTAAAGGATCAACAGAGATTTAAAACAGCtacaaaacaattagaaaaaatGACTTGGACAGCTTGAAGTAAAACAGGAAGATGGAAATTTTGAGGTGCTTACACAACTATGAACAATAAGGCAAGCTATGAATTGGTGAAACTGTTGATTTGTGTAGGCTAATTCAGTATATCTATTGTATTTGCAGCTTAAATGAACAAACTATGTATACATTACCTAGCTTCTTGTTGCCATGAATACAACACCTTGCTGGCTGGTGGAGTTTGAGCCAGTTAGTTTgctaaacaagtcgagctcgagttgatgaCTCCTTCATGTAATCAAGTCGGGTACGCtatttgagctcaacttgactcCAGTATTGCCTGGTTCAATCAAGTTAGCAAGCTTTAACCAGTTCACAAGCTTCATCAAACTCATTTAAGCGAGCTTCAAATGAGCTTCGACGAGTCGTAATGAAGTTAacataaaagaaacaagtttACCAAGTCAAGCTCAACTCGACCTTAAGCTTATTTTATGGAGCTCGACTTGAGAGCTGGAGCTTGGCTCATGTTCAAGCCTAACTACAATGAATCCAACATGCTTGATGGCTAAGGTAACAGTGAATACAACTAAGCGCAGACTTTTATTTTTGCAGTACACAGGGACATTACGGTTGTTATAGCAACCTCAGTTGCTGGGTGTAAAATTCCGTTTGCACTAATGCGCATTGTTGTGAAACCATTTTTGtccgtttttggatttcttttgggttttgtttttccggaaattaaaaaaaagagataattttttttatattttttaaataaagccTACGTTTTCCACAAGACCCACCAAATAAGAGCATAAGgtgatttttaacttttttttttaagttctccatgattccaatattagtATCTATAAACAAATTATATTATTATCCACCTGAGCGTCATAGACAAATTGGCAAGGAAAAAAGTTGTAATTCACCGAGACGCAATACTAGAAAATATAcaaccaacttttttttatttctgaagTGGAAATTTTCTTCAATACAGTTTTAATAAAAGTAGACAGATATAATTACAAATGTTTCCTTCTAAACTATAAGCAATAGGAGGCTGAGAAAGGAACATTTCCTCGTCTTTTCCTCGCGCTTAATTCCACCATTCCAGATTTCATTTAAGCGGCATTGTGAAAGCGAAGTGGAACGTCGGCCTGCAACACTCCCTCTCTTTTCGCACATGGTGATGGTGATAGCTCagatatggttttttttttgccacCACAAGGAGCATTTGATTGTCCAAAAGGTTACATGCTGAGTCTAAAGCCCAAGCCACAGAACAATGTATCTATCTCCAATTGTATTTAACTTGCTTTACTTGCTGAATTGTGTTGCACATATTGACAATGTGAGGACTGAAATGATGAGTGTGGTATCTCCTGAAGAATTCCTCCTTCCAGAAGAAAAATTCTGTCTGCCATTAATATAGTTTCTGACCGGTGAGCAATAACAAGTACCTGAAGGGTCATCTTCAACATATCAAATGAATTAGGTATTTTTCATTCAAAGTGGAAAAAAGGGGTTGCCGATCCAAAGAAGACTTCTGACCAGATAAATTGCAGAGAAGGAACTTGGGCAAGATCTACAGACAACTCAGAAATAAAGATCAGCTCATGAGTGTGTCTAATACACTAGCATGTATCAcatgaaattatatatttgaTTGACGATCGACTGTCACATGAAAAGATAGTAACTAATTCAACTACATGCCTACCTTACATGGGTTGTCATGCAACAATGGTCTATACAATGATCATTTATAAGTGCAAAAGCTTATTCTCAaactccttttttctttaagtttATGAAACAAGCTGGCAAGCTACATTGTGTAATAGCAAAACTATATTCATCACAATACCTCTCACAAGTACATTCTTTTTCAGCATCCACATGACTTTGTAGCATTCCTGAAAGAATCACACAATCTGATACATGTTATCAGCAATGTTTCAAAATCCAGTGACTTGAGACTCGACTCAAAGTGGAAGGGCTTGTGACTCTCCAGGTCAACTCAGTGAGACCCGTTTTGGTTTCGactatttcatttttctatgtcGTATATTTGTATACGTATCttagtttttataatttattataATGTTAATATATTATACATTATAGTCACAACTATCTATGCTATTATGAAAGTATCCTGATATTATAGCTGCCTCCAAGCCAGCTCAGTATTAGAAAATTTTGCCAATATTCTTAATACCAAACGAAATATTCTGATACTAATGCAATATTAACAGATATTCTTAATATTTTCCTCACATGTTCAGaagttctttttcatattttttaagcATTTGATTTATCCTTcttttgtcttatttttgtttccaaaaaattgtATACTTATTGTGttatatttttgcaagaaaagttATATAAAACCTGTGAGCTCACAACTTTTTTTCATGTCCATTagatttttcaagtttcaaagtTTCATAGGTACTGCTCATATTTTCTCAGGAAAGCCTATATCTTGAAAAAACTTTTCGACAGAACCTTCGGAAATTGCCCATAATGTTATTGGTGACTGTTATCTCTAAATGCATGTAAAAATACAACTCCTACGTATTAACCACATCTTTAATATATCAATGTTACTAGTTTATGTGTAATGATGAAATCTTTAAAAAACAgatctgcatatatatatatatatatatatattgtagtgtagattatataattatataccATATAGCATGTTTATGCAATATACACATACATTATCTACATAATGACTCAATTCTACCAACATGTGACTTGATTGCCCTGTTCATAACGCAGCTGACTCACCCAAAACTAAGTCTTGTCAACTTCCCGAAGCCTTCATTGTCAAGCAGATGACCAAGTCAGCCTCAATTGACGTAAGTTTCCAAAAAGCTGGCTTTTAGTATTATCCATGCACTATAAGGTCTTGCTAAAAAAATAGCGCTATTGCTGTTCCCTGCAAAGTTGTTACTTCATGGAAAAGTAGTCATCCGCATGGCTAGAAAAAAAGATTATGACCACACCAGCTATAAAACTATTACCAGAGACATAAGCAAGGCAGCTACCATTAAAAGGGAATGTACAGAAACAATATTGTTGTCGATCTTCAAATGCAAGAGAAATAACCAGGAAGGAAAGGTGAACTTGCCGTGCGGTTGTGCATCACTCTCTTTAAAGCCTGCCTCACCAATAACTCAGATTTGTCATCTAAAGCAGAAGTAGCTTCATCTAAAATTATTATTGAAGAATTTTGATATATAGCCCGTGCAATAGCTAGCCTGCactcaacaaaagaaaaaaattcatcaaattgGATTTATCAACCTCCTTAGATTTGATATCTGAGAAGTGCTGATTCCACAAATCTTAAATCAATACAGCAAAAACGTGCTTCACTAAGACAAGTAAAGACCACCGTTGCTTCTGGCCTCCACTTAAAAGAGATCCACGCTGTCCAATGTTAGTATTGTAGCCATCGGGAAGTGCCATGATGAATTCATCAGCATTTGCAATCTTTGATGCATGTACAACTTTTTCCATGTCAATATCTCTCATCAAATCCCTATAAGCAATGTTTTCAGCAACTGTTCCTGCAAAAAGGGTCTGACAAACATTAAAGCTTCATAAGTTGAATGTGATGTTTGTGTGCAATGACATAAATTATATCAGAAAATTAGGAAATTCAAGAAAGAGACATAAAAAAAGATGTCAACACAAAATATCCTACCTTTACAAGAGAACAAATGGTAAACAAATGGTATTTTGATATGTAaagttattttccttttattcttcAGCAATAGATGAAAGATATTCCATTTGTGTCTATCCCATTCACACAATTTACATAATAGGACAGACTCAAGGAAATgtacaacaattaaaaaatatgaaaacataagCCTCAGAGGAGATACATAGTTA belongs to Nymphaea colorata isolate Beijing-Zhang1983 chromosome 13, ASM883128v2, whole genome shotgun sequence and includes:
- the LOC116267276 gene encoding vesicle-associated membrane protein 727 gives rise to the protein MNQRGLIYSFVSKGTIVLAEHTSFTGNFSTIAIQCLQKLPSNSNKFTYSCDGHTFNYLVDNGFVFLVVADEAVGRSLPFVFLERVRDDFKHRYGASIGSGSSHPLEDEEEDDDLFEDRFNIAYNLDREFGPKLKEHMNYCMSHPEEMSKLSKLKAQITEVKGIMMDNIEKVLDRGEKIELLVDKTESLQFQADNFQRQGRQLRRRMWLQNLRLKLIVGGSVLAFILIVWLIGCRGFKC